The following coding sequences lie in one Azoarcus sp. PA01 genomic window:
- the pcaF gene encoding 3-oxoadipyl-CoA thiolase: MNNAYICDAIRTPFGRYGGTLSAVRADDLAALPIRALVERNPGVDWAAVDDVIYGCANQAGEDNRNVARMAALLAGLPQDVPGTTLNRLCGSSLDAVGMAARAIKAGEADLMIAGGVESMSRAPFVMGKADTAFSRSAKIEDTTIGWRFVNPVMKAKYGIDSMPETAENVAQEFGISRADQDALALRSQQRWAAANEAGFFASEIVPVAIPQKKGEPKLFTTDEHPRTDTTLETLAKLKGVVRPDGTVTAGNASGVNDGACAVLLASEAAVDRYRLKPRARVVAMAAAGLAPRIMGFGPSPASKKVLAKAGLTLADMDVIELNEAFAAQALAVTRDLGLPDDAAHVNPNGGAIAMGHPLGASGARLVTTALNQLERTGGRYALCTMCIGVGQGIALIIERV; the protein is encoded by the coding sequence ATGAACAACGCCTATATCTGCGACGCGATCCGCACCCCGTTCGGCCGCTACGGCGGCACGCTGTCGGCGGTGCGCGCCGACGACCTCGCGGCGTTGCCGATCCGCGCGCTCGTCGAGCGCAACCCTGGGGTCGACTGGGCCGCGGTCGATGACGTGATCTACGGCTGCGCGAACCAGGCCGGCGAAGACAACCGCAACGTCGCGCGCATGGCGGCGCTGCTCGCGGGGCTGCCGCAGGACGTCCCCGGCACGACGCTGAACCGCCTGTGCGGTTCCAGCCTCGATGCGGTCGGCATGGCCGCGCGGGCGATCAAGGCCGGCGAAGCGGACCTGATGATCGCCGGCGGCGTCGAGAGCATGAGCCGCGCCCCGTTCGTGATGGGCAAGGCCGACACGGCGTTTTCGCGCAGCGCGAAGATCGAGGACACCACGATCGGCTGGCGCTTCGTGAATCCCGTGATGAAGGCGAAGTACGGCATCGACTCGATGCCCGAGACCGCGGAGAACGTCGCGCAGGAATTCGGCATCAGCCGCGCCGACCAGGATGCGCTCGCGCTGCGCTCGCAGCAGCGCTGGGCGGCCGCCAACGAGGCGGGCTTCTTCGCGAGCGAGATCGTGCCGGTGGCGATCCCGCAGAAGAAGGGCGAGCCGAAGCTCTTCACGACGGACGAGCATCCGCGCACCGATACGACGCTGGAGACGCTCGCGAAGCTGAAGGGCGTCGTGCGCCCGGACGGCACGGTCACGGCCGGTAACGCCTCGGGCGTGAATGACGGCGCGTGCGCGGTGCTGCTCGCGTCCGAAGCCGCCGTCGATCGCTACCGCCTCAAGCCGCGCGCGCGCGTCGTCGCGATGGCGGCGGCAGGCCTCGCGCCGCGCATCATGGGTTTCGGCCCGTCGCCCGCGTCGAAGAAGGTGCTCGCGAAAGCGGGTCTGACGCTCGCCGACATGGACGTCATCGAGCTCAACGAGGCGTTCGCCGCGCAGGCGCTCGCGGTCACCCGCGATCTCGGCCTGCCGGACGATGCCGCGCACGTGAACCCGAACGGCGGCGCGATCGCGATGGGGCATCCGCTCGGCGCTTCGGGCGCCCGACTGGTGACGACGGCGCTCAACCAGCTCGAACGCACCGGCGGCCGCTACGCGCTGTGCACGATGTGCATCGGCGTGGGGCAGGGCATCGCACTCATCATCGAACGGGTCTGA
- a CDS encoding branched-chain amino acid ABC transporter permease has product MLSELLQFLFSGLTVGAMYALAAVGFSLIYSASGVINFAQGEFIMLGGMSAALLVQAGVPLPLAISLAVLVATVAGLIVEKLAIEPAGNSEVVTLVIITIGASLTLRGLVEVFLGKGNHALPAFSGEEPIAILGATLMPQSLWVMGVTLVVVVALALFFGRTALGKAVLATSCNKLAAQLVGVNTRFILLLAFGLSAALGAVGGILVAPMTYTSYDVGIMIGLKGFVAAALGGLGSGIGAIVGGLLLGVVEAMTAGYISSAYKDAMPFVLILLILFFLPQGLFGKKTTDRV; this is encoded by the coding sequence GTGCTGTCCGAACTTCTGCAGTTCCTCTTTTCCGGCCTCACCGTCGGCGCGATGTACGCGCTGGCCGCGGTCGGCTTTTCCCTGATCTACAGCGCCTCCGGCGTGATCAACTTCGCGCAGGGCGAGTTCATCATGCTTGGTGGCATGTCTGCGGCGCTGCTCGTGCAGGCGGGCGTCCCGCTGCCGCTGGCGATCTCGCTCGCGGTGCTCGTCGCGACGGTGGCCGGCCTCATCGTCGAGAAGCTCGCGATCGAGCCGGCCGGCAACTCCGAAGTCGTCACGCTCGTCATCATCACGATCGGCGCGTCGCTGACGCTGCGCGGCCTCGTGGAAGTGTTCCTCGGCAAGGGCAACCATGCGCTGCCGGCGTTCTCCGGCGAGGAGCCGATCGCGATCCTCGGTGCGACGCTGATGCCGCAGAGCCTGTGGGTCATGGGCGTGACGCTCGTCGTGGTCGTCGCTCTCGCGCTCTTCTTCGGCCGCACCGCGCTCGGCAAGGCCGTGCTCGCGACCTCGTGCAACAAGCTCGCGGCGCAGTTGGTCGGCGTCAACACCCGCTTCATCCTGCTGCTCGCGTTCGGCCTGTCGGCGGCGCTCGGTGCCGTGGGCGGCATCCTCGTCGCGCCGATGACCTACACCAGCTACGACGTGGGCATCATGATAGGCCTCAAGGGCTTCGTCGCGGCGGCGCTCGGCGGGCTCGGCAGCGGAATCGGCGCGATCGTCGGCGGCCTGTTGCTGGGCGTCGTCGAGGCGATGACCGCCGGCTACATCTCGTCCGCCTACAAGGACGCGATGCCTTTCGTGCTGATCCTTCTCATCCTCTTCTTCCTGCCGCAGGGCCTGTTCGGGAAGAAGACCACCGACCGGGTATGA
- a CDS encoding enoyl-CoA hydratase produces the protein MVLAERRGRVGLLTLNRPDHLNALSDALIDLLGDELEAMDADESIGAIVIVGAGKAFAAGADIDAMADWSYMDVYKTNYVSRNWDRLARVRKPVIAAVRGFALGGGCELAMTCDMIIAAEDARFGQPEIRLGVLPGAGGTQRLPRAVGKAKAMDMCLTARMMDAQEAERVGLVSRIVPAERLLDEALEAAARIAAFSLPVAMMIKESVNRAFESGLSEGLLFERRSFHATFGLQDQKEGMAAFVAKRSAIYTHR, from the coding sequence CTGGTACTCGCCGAGCGCCGGGGCCGCGTCGGCTTGCTCACGCTGAACCGCCCCGACCACCTAAACGCGCTGAGCGATGCCCTCATCGACCTGCTCGGCGACGAGCTCGAGGCGATGGACGCCGACGAGTCGATCGGCGCGATCGTCATCGTCGGTGCGGGCAAGGCCTTCGCGGCCGGGGCCGACATCGACGCGATGGCGGACTGGAGCTACATGGACGTCTACAAGACGAACTACGTGTCGCGGAACTGGGACCGGCTCGCTCGCGTCCGCAAACCGGTCATCGCGGCGGTTCGCGGCTTCGCGCTCGGGGGCGGATGCGAGCTGGCGATGACCTGCGACATGATCATCGCCGCTGAAGACGCTCGATTCGGCCAGCCCGAAATCCGCCTCGGCGTGCTGCCGGGCGCGGGCGGCACGCAACGGCTGCCGCGCGCGGTCGGCAAGGCGAAGGCGATGGACATGTGCCTGACCGCCCGGATGATGGATGCGCAGGAAGCCGAGCGTGTCGGACTCGTGTCGCGCATCGTCCCCGCCGAGCGCCTGCTCGACGAAGCGCTCGAAGCCGCCGCGCGGATCGCTGCCTTTTCCCTCCCGGTCGCGATGATGATCAAAGAGTCGGTGAACCGCGCCTTCGAATCGGGCCTGTCGGAAGGCCTGCTATTCGAGCGACGGAGTTTCCACGCGACCTTCGGGCTGCAGGACCAAAAGGAAGGCATGGCGGCCTTCGTCGCCAAACGCAGCGCGATCTACACCCATCGCTGA
- a CDS encoding ABC transporter substrate-binding protein — translation MKKRTFIQFTLAAAACAALGTAVAADPIRIGAVLSVTGPAAYLGDPELKTLQMYVEALNKNGGVLGRPLELVHYDDGSESGKANGFTKRLIENDKVDLIIGGTTSGATMAMAPLVERAQVPFISLAGAVVIVEPAKKWVFKTPHTDRMAAERVFDDMKKAGLTKVALLSENSGFGQSGRKEAQAVAGKYGITLVADETYGPKDTDMTAQLTKIKGVPGVQAVFVFGLGQGPAVVTKNFAQLGIKLPLYQSHGVASDEYIRLAGAAAEGVRLPSPALPVAAKLPATDPQKKVVSDYAKLFAERWKAEPSTFGGYAYDGLMLATDAMRRAGSTDKGKVRDALEATTNFVATSGAFNMSASDHMGLSLSAFRMLEIRNGDWTLLN, via the coding sequence ATGAAGAAGCGCACTTTCATCCAGTTCACCCTCGCCGCGGCGGCCTGCGCCGCCCTCGGCACCGCCGTCGCCGCCGACCCGATCCGCATCGGCGCGGTGCTGTCGGTCACCGGCCCGGCCGCCTACCTCGGCGATCCCGAGCTGAAGACGCTGCAGATGTACGTCGAGGCGCTGAACAAGAACGGTGGCGTGCTCGGTCGTCCGCTCGAACTCGTGCATTACGACGACGGCAGCGAGTCGGGCAAGGCCAACGGCTTCACCAAGCGCCTGATCGAGAACGACAAGGTCGACCTGATCATCGGCGGCACGACCAGTGGTGCGACGATGGCGATGGCGCCGCTGGTCGAACGCGCGCAGGTCCCGTTCATCTCGCTCGCCGGCGCGGTCGTCATCGTCGAGCCGGCGAAGAAGTGGGTGTTCAAGACCCCGCACACCGACCGCATGGCCGCCGAGCGCGTCTTCGACGACATGAAGAAGGCGGGCCTAACGAAGGTTGCGTTGCTGTCCGAGAACAGTGGCTTCGGCCAGTCCGGGCGCAAGGAAGCGCAGGCCGTCGCCGGGAAGTACGGCATCACGCTCGTCGCGGACGAGACCTACGGTCCCAAGGACACGGACATGACGGCCCAGCTCACCAAGATCAAGGGTGTGCCGGGGGTGCAGGCCGTCTTCGTGTTCGGCCTCGGCCAGGGGCCCGCGGTCGTGACGAAGAACTTCGCGCAGCTGGGCATCAAGCTGCCGCTGTATCAGTCGCACGGGGTGGCCTCGGACGAGTACATCCGGCTCGCCGGTGCCGCGGCCGAAGGTGTGCGCCTGCCGTCGCCCGCATTGCCGGTCGCTGCGAAGCTGCCCGCGACCGATCCGCAGAAGAAGGTGGTCAGCGATTACGCCAAGCTATTTGCCGAGCGCTGGAAGGCGGAACCCTCGACCTTCGGCGGCTATGCCTACGACGGCCTGATGCTCGCGACCGACGCGATGCGTCGTGCGGGCTCGACCGACAAGGGGAAGGTGCGTGACGCGCTCGAAGCGACGACGAATTTCGTCGCGACGAGCGGGGCTTTCAACATGTCCGCATCGGACCACATGGGACTGAGCCTCTCGGCTTTCCGCATGCTGGAAATACGCAACGGTGACTGGACGCTGCTGAACTAA
- the paaN gene encoding phenylacetic acid degradation protein PaaN: MTHPMFDRHQAMLDRAVQAVTERGYWSPFSEMPSPKVYGETAMADGRTAFDAYCGTDFELDQPGCTGTAGAERSPYGVPMNIRYPRCSGEALIEASQASRASLQALGAEGRVGALLEALVRLNRRSFEIAHAVMFTTGQGWMMAFQAGAAHAQDRALEAVAYAWREMSAIPAEAVWEKPQGKNPALVMKKRYEIVGRGVALVIGCGTFPTWNTYPGLFAALATGNPVIVKPHRNAILPAAITVRVLREVLAEAGADPNAVLLAVDDSRELTRFLATHKAVKSIDFTGSNSFGNWLIENCRQAQVYAELAGVNNVVIESTDDYKGMLRNLAFTLSLYSGQMCTTTQAILVPAGGIDTDQGHKSFDDVAADLGRSIDKLLADPAVAAAVLGCIQSFDTLGRLDEAASWGEVVLASKPVAHPEFPEATVRTPVLLKCDAADEAAYMEERFGPIAFVVRTADAAAALALSERITTEHGALTVGAYSSKPEFVQQVVAATQRAGVALSLNLTGAVYVNQSAAYSDYHGTGANPSANASYSDSAFVANRFRVIQHRFPA; this comes from the coding sequence ATGACCCACCCGATGTTTGATCGCCATCAGGCGATGCTCGATCGCGCCGTCCAGGCGGTCACCGAGCGCGGCTACTGGAGCCCGTTCTCCGAAATGCCGAGCCCGAAAGTGTATGGTGAAACTGCGATGGCCGACGGCCGCACCGCGTTCGACGCCTATTGCGGCACCGACTTCGAGCTCGACCAGCCCGGTTGCACCGGCACCGCGGGCGCCGAGCGCTCGCCCTACGGGGTGCCGATGAACATCCGTTATCCGCGCTGCAGCGGCGAAGCGCTGATCGAAGCCTCGCAGGCATCGCGTGCGTCGCTGCAGGCCCTCGGCGCGGAAGGCCGCGTCGGTGCGCTGCTCGAAGCGCTCGTGCGCCTGAACCGGCGCAGCTTCGAGATCGCCCACGCGGTGATGTTCACGACCGGCCAGGGCTGGATGATGGCCTTCCAGGCGGGCGCCGCGCATGCGCAGGACCGCGCGCTGGAAGCCGTCGCCTATGCGTGGCGCGAGATGTCGGCGATTCCCGCGGAAGCCGTCTGGGAAAAGCCGCAGGGCAAGAACCCGGCGCTGGTGATGAAGAAGCGCTACGAGATCGTCGGCCGCGGCGTCGCACTCGTCATCGGCTGCGGCACGTTCCCGACGTGGAACACCTATCCGGGCCTTTTCGCCGCGCTCGCGACCGGCAACCCGGTGATCGTCAAGCCGCACCGCAACGCGATCCTGCCCGCGGCGATCACCGTGCGCGTGCTGCGGGAAGTGCTCGCCGAGGCCGGCGCGGATCCCAACGCGGTGCTGCTCGCCGTCGATGACTCGCGCGAACTGACGCGCTTCCTCGCGACGCACAAGGCAGTGAAGTCGATCGACTTCACCGGCAGCAACAGCTTCGGCAACTGGCTGATCGAGAACTGCCGCCAGGCGCAGGTGTATGCCGAGCTCGCCGGCGTCAACAACGTCGTCATCGAATCGACCGACGACTACAAGGGCATGCTGCGCAACCTCGCCTTCACGCTGTCGCTGTATTCGGGCCAGATGTGCACGACGACGCAGGCGATCCTCGTGCCGGCCGGCGGTATCGACACCGACCAGGGCCACAAGAGCTTCGACGACGTCGCGGCGGACCTCGGCCGGTCGATCGACAAGCTGCTCGCTGATCCGGCCGTCGCTGCGGCGGTGCTCGGCTGCATCCAGTCGTTCGACACGCTCGGCCGCCTCGACGAGGCGGCGAGCTGGGGCGAAGTGGTGCTCGCGTCGAAGCCGGTCGCGCACCCCGAATTCCCCGAAGCGACGGTCCGCACGCCCGTGCTGCTGAAGTGCGACGCGGCCGACGAGGCCGCCTACATGGAAGAGCGCTTCGGCCCGATCGCCTTCGTCGTGCGCACCGCCGACGCCGCGGCGGCGCTTGCGCTGTCGGAGCGCATCACGACCGAACATGGCGCGCTGACCGTGGGCGCATACAGCAGCAAGCCGGAATTCGTGCAGCAGGTCGTCGCGGCGACGCAGCGCGCGGGCGTCGCGCTGTCGCTGAATCTGACGGGCGCGGTCTATGTGAACCAGTCGGCGGCGTACTCGGACTACCACGGCACCGGCGCCAATCCGTCGGCCAACGCGAGCTATTCGGACAGCGCCTTCGTCGCGAACCGCTTCCGCGTCATCCAGCATCGCTTCCCCGCGTAA
- a CDS encoding branched-chain amino acid ABC transporter permease has protein sequence MKPTTRGFLFLAFVLAVLPLALPNAYYYDLAIRIAINASIAVGLNLLIGYTGQISLGHAGFFGIGAYASAIMTSRYGWPSAVALILGAVATAVLAFAVARPILKLKGHYLAMATLGLGIILSMVIVNETDFTGGPDGMPVDAFTVFGVQIVGEQTWYAVVAVMLLLVTRAALNLIDAPAGRALQAIHGSEIAARVAGVDTTSFKVRVFVLSAVVASVMGSVTAHYVGFLTPGVAGFFHSIELVTMVVLGGMASVFGSILGAVVLTLLPQLLSAFEGWETVVFGLILMLTMIFLPRGIVPTLRLKFAGRAA, from the coding sequence ATGAAACCGACCACACGCGGATTCCTGTTCCTCGCGTTCGTGCTGGCGGTGCTGCCGCTGGCGCTGCCGAACGCCTACTACTACGACCTCGCGATCCGTATCGCGATCAACGCCAGCATCGCCGTTGGCCTCAACCTGCTGATAGGCTACACCGGCCAGATCAGCCTCGGCCACGCCGGCTTCTTCGGCATCGGCGCCTATGCGTCGGCGATCATGACGAGCCGCTACGGCTGGCCGTCGGCGGTCGCGCTGATCCTCGGGGCGGTGGCGACCGCAGTCCTCGCGTTCGCGGTCGCGCGTCCGATCCTGAAGCTCAAAGGGCATTACCTGGCGATGGCGACGCTCGGGCTCGGCATCATCCTGTCGATGGTGATCGTCAACGAGACCGACTTTACCGGCGGCCCGGACGGCATGCCGGTCGATGCGTTCACCGTGTTCGGCGTGCAGATCGTCGGCGAGCAGACCTGGTATGCAGTCGTCGCGGTGATGCTGCTGCTCGTCACGCGCGCCGCGCTGAACCTCATCGACGCGCCGGCGGGCCGTGCGCTGCAGGCGATCCATGGCTCCGAGATCGCGGCGCGTGTCGCGGGCGTCGATACCACTTCGTTCAAGGTGCGCGTCTTCGTCCTCTCGGCTGTCGTCGCGAGCGTGATGGGCAGCGTCACGGCCCACTACGTCGGCTTCCTGACGCCGGGCGTCGCCGGCTTCTTCCATTCGATCGAGCTCGTCACGATGGTCGTGCTCGGCGGCATGGCGTCGGTGTTCGGCTCGATCCTCGGCGCGGTCGTGCTGACGCTGCTGCCGCAGCTGCTGTCGGCGTTCGAGGGCTGGGAGACGGTGGTCTTCGGCCTGATCCTGATGCTGACGATGATCTTCCTGCCGCGCGGCATCGTCCCGACGCTGCGCCTGAAGTTCGCCGGGAGGGCCGCGTGA
- a CDS encoding ABC transporter ATP-binding protein, which translates to MLEVRNLSKTFGGVKAVQDVSFTVRGGTIHAVIGPNGAGKTTLFNLITGIYTPTSGEILFDDAPAGGESPDRLARRGMSRTFQNLQVCMNMSAIENVMVGAHLRLGSSLLAGLFRLPGLAKADAECRDEAARLMEFVGVGQYRDTHASQMSYGALKRLEIARALAAKPKLLLLDEPAAGLNHTETAEIEALIRKVADSGVTVVLVEHDMKLVMNLSDHILVLDYGRKLAEGTAAEIRDNPDVIAAYLGASA; encoded by the coding sequence ATGCTCGAAGTGCGCAACCTCTCGAAGACTTTCGGCGGCGTGAAGGCGGTGCAGGACGTGTCCTTCACCGTGCGCGGCGGAACAATCCACGCCGTGATCGGCCCCAACGGCGCCGGCAAGACGACGCTTTTCAACCTCATCACGGGCATCTACACGCCGACCAGCGGGGAAATCCTGTTCGACGACGCACCTGCGGGGGGCGAGAGCCCCGACCGCCTCGCGCGCCGCGGCATGAGCCGGACCTTCCAGAACCTGCAGGTGTGCATGAACATGAGCGCGATCGAGAACGTCATGGTCGGCGCCCACCTGCGGCTGGGCTCCAGCCTGCTCGCCGGCCTGTTCCGGCTGCCCGGGCTGGCGAAGGCCGACGCCGAATGCCGCGACGAGGCCGCGCGCCTGATGGAGTTCGTCGGCGTCGGCCAGTATCGCGACACCCACGCCAGCCAGATGTCCTACGGCGCGCTGAAGCGCCTCGAGATCGCGCGCGCGCTCGCGGCGAAACCGAAGCTGCTGCTGCTCGACGAACCGGCCGCAGGCCTCAACCACACCGAGACCGCCGAGATCGAGGCGCTGATCCGCAAGGTCGCGGATTCTGGCGTCACGGTCGTCCTCGTCGAGCACGACATGAAGCTCGTCATGAACCTGTCCGACCACATCCTCGTGCTCGACTACGGCCGCAAGCTCGCCGAAGGCACGGCCGCCGAGATCCGCGACAACCCCGACGTCATCGCCGCCTATCTCGGCGCATCGGCCTGA
- the paaK gene encoding phenylacetate-CoA oxygenase/reductase subunit PaaK — protein MSKFHDIRVASVRPETRDAIVVTFDVPPSLAEAFHYAPGQHLTLRTEIGGEDVRRSYSICSGADERALRIAIKRVHGGLFSNWANDFLKPGVSVQVMPPSGHFGITPDAHVARRYVGFAAGSGITPILSLVTTLLAGEPGSRFTLVYGNRSSSSVMFREDLADLKDEYGERLNLVHVLSREQQDIDLFNGRIDRERCDALLAQWIDPKRIDVAFICGPMDMMEAVSASLQEHGVPRAAIKMELFATSLPKGPRPAHSHPVKGTEECEVTVIQDGRVRQFTMPKNRDSVLDAGLAQGIEMPYSCKGGVCSTCRCKVIDGEVDHDTNFALEDYEVARGFRLSCQSYPVTDKLVIDFDQET, from the coding sequence ATGAGCAAGTTTCACGATATCCGGGTCGCCAGTGTGCGCCCCGAGACCCGCGACGCGATCGTCGTCACCTTCGACGTGCCGCCGTCGCTCGCGGAAGCGTTCCACTACGCCCCCGGCCAGCACTTGACCCTGCGCACCGAGATCGGCGGTGAGGACGTGCGCCGTTCGTATTCGATCTGTTCAGGCGCCGACGAGCGCGCGTTGCGCATCGCGATCAAGCGCGTGCATGGCGGCCTGTTCTCGAACTGGGCGAACGACTTCCTGAAGCCCGGCGTGAGCGTGCAGGTGATGCCGCCTTCCGGCCACTTCGGCATCACGCCCGACGCGCACGTCGCACGCCGCTACGTCGGCTTCGCGGCCGGCAGCGGCATCACGCCGATCCTGTCGCTGGTCACGACGCTGCTGGCCGGCGAGCCCGGAAGCCGCTTCACGCTGGTGTACGGCAACCGTTCGTCGTCGAGCGTGATGTTCCGCGAAGATCTCGCCGACCTGAAGGACGAGTACGGCGAGCGCCTGAACCTGGTGCACGTGCTCTCCCGCGAGCAGCAGGACATCGACCTCTTCAACGGCCGCATCGACCGCGAGCGCTGCGACGCGCTGCTCGCGCAGTGGATCGACCCGAAGCGCATCGACGTCGCGTTCATTTGCGGCCCGATGGACATGATGGAAGCGGTGTCCGCGTCGCTGCAGGAGCACGGCGTGCCGAGGGCCGCGATCAAGATGGAGCTTTTCGCGACCAGCCTGCCGAAAGGGCCGCGTCCGGCGCATTCGCATCCGGTCAAGGGGACGGAGGAATGCGAAGTCACGGTGATCCAGGACGGCCGCGTGCGCCAGTTCACGATGCCGAAGAACCGCGACTCGGTGCTCGACGCCGGCCTCGCGCAGGGCATCGAGATGCCGTACTCGTGCAAGGGCGGCGTGTGCTCGACCTGCCGCTGCAAGGTCATCGATGGCGAGGTCGACCACGACACCAACTTCGCGCTCGAGGACTACGAGGTCGCGCGCGGCTTCCGCCTGTCGTGCCAGAGCTATCCCGTCACGGACAAGCTGGTCATCGACTTCGATCAGGAAACCTGA
- the paaF gene encoding phenylacetate--CoA ligase has protein sequence MNARMEHGIGFDPIETASRDELRALQLERLKKTVQHAYDNVPHYRRSFEAAGVHPSDLKTLEDLSRFPFTVKQDFRDNYPFGLFAVPREEVVRVHASSGTTGKPTVVGYTQNDIDNWANLVARSIYAAGGRKGDVVHISYGYGLFTGGMGAHYGAERLGCTVVPMSGGQTERQVQLIQDFKPKIIMVTPSYMLNILEQFVRQGLDPAESSLKIGIFGAEPWTEAMRHEIEARAGIDAVDIYGLSEVMGPGVASECIESKDGPVIWEDHFYPEVIDPETGEVLPDGEEGELVFTSLSKEALPVIRYRTRDLTRLLPPTSRSMRRIGKITGRSDDMLIIRGVNVFPSQIEELILKQKELSPHYQIELTRDGHMDKMEVVVELSTEAADLGPLRQQEIAKVLQHNIKSYIGISTKTTMAQPGSLFRSVGKAKRLIDKRNVAA, from the coding sequence ATGAACGCACGCATGGAACATGGCATCGGGTTCGACCCGATCGAGACGGCCAGCCGCGACGAACTGCGCGCGCTGCAGCTCGAGCGCCTGAAGAAGACGGTGCAGCACGCCTACGACAACGTTCCGCACTACCGCCGCAGCTTCGAGGCGGCTGGCGTCCATCCGTCGGATCTGAAGACGCTGGAAGACCTGTCCAGATTCCCCTTCACGGTGAAGCAGGACTTCCGCGACAACTACCCGTTCGGTCTCTTCGCGGTGCCGCGTGAAGAAGTCGTCCGCGTGCATGCTTCGAGCGGCACGACCGGCAAGCCGACCGTCGTCGGCTACACGCAGAACGACATCGACAACTGGGCGAACCTCGTCGCGCGTTCGATTTACGCCGCGGGCGGGCGCAAAGGCGACGTCGTGCATATCTCGTACGGCTACGGCCTCTTCACCGGCGGCATGGGCGCGCACTACGGCGCCGAGCGGCTCGGCTGCACGGTGGTGCCGATGTCCGGCGGCCAGACCGAGCGCCAGGTCCAGCTGATCCAGGACTTCAAGCCGAAGATCATCATGGTGACCCCGTCCTACATGCTCAACATCCTCGAGCAGTTCGTGCGCCAGGGGCTCGACCCGGCCGAGTCGTCGCTGAAGATCGGCATCTTCGGTGCCGAACCCTGGACCGAGGCGATGCGCCACGAGATCGAGGCGCGCGCCGGCATCGACGCGGTCGACATCTACGGCCTGTCCGAAGTGATGGGCCCGGGTGTCGCGAGCGAGTGCATCGAGAGCAAGGACGGCCCGGTGATCTGGGAAGACCACTTCTATCCCGAAGTCATCGACCCCGAGACCGGCGAAGTGCTGCCGGACGGCGAGGAAGGCGAGCTCGTCTTCACGTCGCTGTCGAAGGAAGCGCTGCCCGTGATCCGCTACCGCACGCGCGACCTTACGCGGCTCCTGCCGCCGACTTCGCGCTCCATGCGCCGCATCGGCAAGATCACCGGCCGCTCGGACGACATGCTGATCATTCGCGGCGTGAACGTGTTCCCGAGCCAGATCGAGGAGCTGATCCTCAAGCAGAAGGAGCTCTCGCCGCACTACCAGATCGAGCTCACGCGCGACGGCCACATGGACAAGATGGAAGTCGTCGTCGAGCTCTCGACCGAAGCGGCCGACCTCGGCCCGCTGCGCCAGCAGGAGATCGCGAAAGTGCTGCAGCACAACATCAAGTCCTACATCGGCATCAGCACGAAGACGACGATGGCGCAGCCCGGCTCGCTCTTCCGCTCGGTCGGCAAGGCCAAGCGCCTGATCGACAAGCGCAACGTCGCGGCCTGA